CCCCACGCTCAAGATGATTCAAATCAAGACCACGCTGGACAAGCCCAAGACGAAGAAGATGCGGGTGGCGGCGCTCGACATCGACAGCGACGAATACCTGGAGCTCTGCGACACCTACAGCAAGCGCGCGGCGCTGGCCCCCGCACGGGCGTAGCGAGAAACCTGGCACCGCGCCGGCATGAAGGCTGGCACGGCGCCACGTCGGAACGCCCCTGGGGAGATACCGGGGGCGCCCGGCCAGTGGTAGCAGGGTGACACTGCCGCGGAGACACGCGCGAGCAGGTCCTCGGTCTCCAGCCATGCCTCACCCGACAACAGCGGGAGCTGCGCGCCAAGTGCGGCTCCGCCGCCCTCAGCCCGTGAAGCGCTCGACGAGCAACTCCAGGCGCTGACGCAACACCCGCGTCGTGGGCAGGTCGGACTGGAGCCCGTCGACGGCCAGCATGAACACCTCGGCGAGCGGCCGCGACTCCAGAACGGCCTGCGTGTACTTGAGCCAGCGTCGGCGATGTCTCGCCTCCACCTCCGGCAACAGCCGCTCGCAGGCGGTGTAGAACTCGGAGGCCATGGGCGCCCCGGCCATCAACTCCCACGGCTCCAGGAGGATGATTTCGTACACCTGGAGCAGTTTGTCGCCCGCGGCGCCCGGCCGCGCCAGCACCTGCTCCACGCGCGGGTAGCGCGCTTCGAACAGGGATTCGAAGACGGCCGCGAAGATGTCCTCCTTGTTCTTGAACTTCAGATACAGGAGCGGCCGCGACAGGTTCGCCCGCTTCGCGATGTCATCCAGGGACGTCTTCGCGTAGCCGAAGCGCAGGAAGCACTCCAGGGCCGCGTCGAGAATCGCCGTCCGGCGCAACGCATCACGCTCTTCGCTCCTGGTGCCCGCCATGCGGAACAAATTGACAAGAATGTCCTATTTCGTCAATTCATCACCGCCTAACGACGAGCGCGGGTGGACGGCATGACGTGGCGAAGGAGGCTGGCGTATGCGGCAATGGGAACGGCGGCGCTGCTGGCCCTGCTGCTGACGGTGGTCACCATCCAGGCCTGGCCGGCGCTGGGTCAGGCCGCGGACGGCGCGCGGCGGGCACGCATGGAGCGCTCGCCCCAGTGGCAGGACGGGCACTTCGACAACCCGCAGCCCCTGCGCAACGACACCTGGGGCTCCATCGCGAGCATGTTCAGCGCCAGTCCCGACGTGAGCCCTGCCCAGGGAGCGCTGCCCTCGGTGACGCTGGACGGGAGCGCGTTCGGCGCGCCGCCCGCCACCGGCCTTCGCGTCACATGGTTCGGGCACTCGACGTCGCTCGTGGAGCTGGACGGTCAGCGGATTCTCATCGACCCGGTGTGGAGTGAGCGCGCGTCGCCCCTGAGCTGGATAGGACCGCGCCGCTGGTACGCCCCGCCCCTGGCGCTGACGGAGTTGCCCGCCGTCGACGCGGTCGCCATCTCCCATGACCACTACGACCACTTGGACCATCGAACGCTGTTGGCGATGAAGGACTGGGACACGTCCTTCATCGTGCCGCTCGGCGTCGGTGCACACCTGGTGGGCTGGGGTATCCCCGAGTCGCGCATCATCGAGCTCGACTGGTGGGAGCGTGCGCGCGTGGGAGCGCTGGAGGTCGTCTGCACCCCCGCCCGGCATGCCTCGGGCCGGACGGGCATCGACAAGGACGCGACGCTGTGGGCGGGCTTCGCGTTCCTGGGCCCCAAGCACCGCGTGTACTACTCGGGCGACACGGGCCTGTTCCCCGCAATGAAGGACATTGGCGAGCGGCTGGGGCCCTTCGACCTGACGATGATTGAGGTGGGCCAGTACCACAGCGCGTGGCCCGACTGGCACATCGGCCCCGAGCAGGCCATCACCGCGCATCAGTGGGTCCGGGGGCGCGTGCTGCTGCCGGTACACTGGGGCCTGTTCACCCTCGCGCTCCACGGATGGACGGAGCCCATTGAACGCGTGCTCGCGGCGGGTGAGGCCACGGGCGTGAGCGTCATCGTCCCGAAGCCGGGTGAGCGCGTCGAACCCGGTGCGCCGTCCTCCCTCGAACGCTGGTGGCCCTCGCTGCCGTGGAACACGGCGGCGCAGGACCCCATCGTCTCCACCCAGTTGGACTGACGTCCCTGCCCCGAACTGTCTGAGCGCCAGTGCCCGCCCGCCTGCCCTCCGGGGTGACGCCTGCCTGCCCGCCCGGCCCAGGTGCCCTTCCTCGCGCCAGGAAGCACCTTGAGCGCGGGAGGCAGAGAGCGGATGAACAGACGACTCGCTTCGTTTTTCCGAAGAGACCCGGCCGAAGTCCAGGGCGCGTATTTCCTGCTGAAGGGCCTGTTGCCCTGGCTCCAGCCGAAGCGGGTCACCCGGTTCACCGGGCCCATCCGCGAAGGCTGGTTGATGAAGACGGTGGGCGGACTCGCCGGCACGGTGGGCGCGACGCTCCTGTCCGCGCACCGCCATGGCCGCGTCACGCCGGAGCTCAGGAAGCTGGGCATCTGGAGCGCGCTCACGCTCCTGGTGGTCGACGTCTCCACGTACACCACGAACCGGAAGCGGCGCTCCCCCGTCTTCCTGGCCGACGCGGCCATTCAGGCCGCGCTGCTCGCGGCGCAGTGGCGCGCGCGCAGCCGCATGCCGGTGGTCATCGACGCACGCGCCTCCAGCCTTCGCGACCCGTCGCGGTACGGTGCGGGCGAGCACGGACGGTGGAACATCCTCC
This genomic interval from Myxococcus xanthus contains the following:
- a CDS encoding TetR/AcrR family transcriptional regulator; amino-acid sequence: MAGTRSEERDALRRTAILDAALECFLRFGYAKTSLDDIAKRANLSRPLLYLKFKNKEDIFAAVFESLFEARYPRVEQVLARPGAAGDKLLQVYEIILLEPWELMAGAPMASEFYTACERLLPEVEARHRRRWLKYTQAVLESRPLAEVFMLAVDGLQSDLPTTRVLRQRLELLVERFTG
- a CDS encoding MBL fold metallo-hydrolase — encoded protein: MTWRRRLAYAAMGTAALLALLLTVVTIQAWPALGQAADGARRARMERSPQWQDGHFDNPQPLRNDTWGSIASMFSASPDVSPAQGALPSVTLDGSAFGAPPATGLRVTWFGHSTSLVELDGQRILIDPVWSERASPLSWIGPRRWYAPPLALTELPAVDAVAISHDHYDHLDHRTLLAMKDWDTSFIVPLGVGAHLVGWGIPESRIIELDWWERARVGALEVVCTPARHASGRTGIDKDATLWAGFAFLGPKHRVYYSGDTGLFPAMKDIGERLGPFDLTMIEVGQYHSAWPDWHIGPEQAITAHQWVRGRVLLPVHWGLFTLALHGWTEPIERVLAAGEATGVSVIVPKPGERVEPGAPSSLERWWPSLPWNTAAQDPIVSTQLD